In Eriocheir sinensis breed Jianghai 21 chromosome 10, ASM2467909v1, whole genome shotgun sequence, the following proteins share a genomic window:
- the LOC126996449 gene encoding fibrous sheath CABYR-binding protein-like — protein sequence MGCGLSSEAAAGIPDPTNPDEALEFAMRNADKDALQRAVETHANVNKVFTDKQGLEYTAMHIAAKLGCEELIHKLAKAGGDVKRLDGRGESPLHIAARHDKGEAVKALAGIGVDLEMLNKDKLTPLTVAITNNSPNALAKLIEAGADVNGKDHLEAPLIIAAKVGNEDAVVTLLQANAQYETLMIPMPDGNESVNLSTWATSKGHTKVTEAITAREAKAGEVDEDAAKEKDSGSPRQEGDGAEEIADANEAADAPPAEEAPAEDPPAEDPPEDPPAEDPPEDPPAEDAPAEDPPAEDEPAEDPPAEDPPAEDPPAEDAPEEDPPAEDAPEEDPPAEDAPEEDPPAEDPPAEDPPAEDAPEEDAPAEDPPAEDAPADEDAPAEDPPAEDAPEDPPAEDAPEDPPADDAPAEDA from the exons ATGGGGTGTGGACTCAGCTCCGAGGCCGCCGCTGGCATTCCTGACCCC ACGAACCCCGATGAGGCACTGGAGTTCGCCATGAGAAACGCCGACAAGGACGCGTTGCAGAGAGCCGTCGAGACGCACGCCAATGTCAACAAGGTGTTCACGGACAAACAAGGCCTCGAGTACACCGCCATGCACATCGCCGCCAAGTTAGGCTGCGAAGAACTCATCCACAAACTGGCTAAA gcCGGCGGGGACGTGAAGCGGTTGGACGGGCGAGGCGAGAGTCCTCTGCACATCGCCGCCAGACACGACAAGGGCGAGGCGGTGAAGGCCCTGGCGGGG ATCGGCGTGGACCTGGAAATGCTCAACAAAGACAAGCTGACGCCCCTCACCGTGGCCATCACCAACAACAGCCCCAACGCCCTGGCCAAGCTGATAGAg GCGGGGGCTGATGTGAACGGGAAAGACCATCTCGAGGCGCCCTTGATCATCGCTGCGAAGGTGGGCAACGAGGACGCTGTGGTGACTCTCCTGCAG GCCAACGCACAGTACGAGACTCTCATGATCCCGATGCCTGACGGCAACGAGAGCGTCAACCTTTCCACGTGGGCAACCTCCAAAGGTCACACCAAGGTCACCGAAGCCATTACTGCCAGGGAAGCCAAGGCAGGAGAGGTGGACGAAGATGCTGCTAAGGAAAAGGACTCCGGCTCGCCTCGGCAGGAGGGCGATGGCGCTGAAGAAATTGCCGATGCAAACGAAGCTGCTGACGCTCCCCCAGCAGAAGAAGCTCCAGCTGAAGACCCCCCAGCAGAAGATCCCCCGGAAGATCCCCCAGCAGAAGATCCCCCGGAAGATCCCCCAGCAGAAGACGCACCAGCCGAAGATCCACCAGCAGAAGATGAGCCAGCGGAAGATCCACCGGCAGAGGATCCACCCGCGGAAGATCCACCAGCAGAGGATGCACCAGAGGAAGATCCACCAGCAGAAGATGCGCCAGAGGAAGATCCACCAGCAGAAGATGCGCCAGAGGAAGATCCACCAGCAGAAGATCCACCAGCAGAAGATCCACCAGCAGAAGATGCACCAGAGGAAGATGCGCCTGCCGAGGATCCACCTGCAGAAGATGCTCCCGCAGATGAGGATGCACCTGCAGAAGATCCACCAGCAGAAGACGCACCAGAAGATCCACCAGCAGAAGACGCACCAGAAGATCCACCAGCAGATGACGCACCAGCAGAAGATGCATAA